A genomic region of Phragmites australis chromosome 2, lpPhrAust1.1, whole genome shotgun sequence contains the following coding sequences:
- the LOC133909073 gene encoding uncharacterized protein LOC133909073 — MQALGLGRACSLGHFCRRIASTSSAPPRPLNGRRLKGGRAVCANAGATQSAQMEGTQQVEEQARVVKLRAVEATPESFAPFGQVVAASPDGDQFGPHDAQLDLSRGIPRFYIMRLEDRPLKFSTITHHASVTQCLGSIGGQDWYLGVAKSSIVDGAPEQSGQDGRKPVRSHAGHYYLPPDPAEVCIFRVSGPKFLKLHKGTWHAGPLFKADAVDFYNLELSDTNVVDHTSHCFKKHDGITFVVED; from the exons ATGCAGGCGCTGGGCCTGGGCCGCGCGTGCAGCCTCGGCCATTTCTGCCGCCGCATCGCCTCTACCTCTTCTGCTCCACCCCGTCCGCTCAACGGTAGAAGGCTAAAAGGCGGCAGGGCCGTGTGCGCCAACGCCGGCGCCACCCAGTCGGCGCAGATGGAAGGCACGCAGCAGGTGGAGGAGCAGGCGAGGGTGGTGAAGCTGCGGGCGGTGGAGGCCACACCCGAGTCCTTCGCGCCGTTCGGCCAGGTAGTCGCCGCCTCCCCCGACGGCGACCAGTTCGGCCCCCACGACGCCCAGCTCGACCTCAGCCGCGGCATCCCTAG GTTCTACATCATGAGATTGGAGGACCGGCCGCTCAAGTTCTCGACCATCACTCACCACGCCAGCGTGACCCAGTGCCTCGGCTCCATCGGCGGCCAAGACTGGTACCTCGGGGTGGCCAAGTCGTCGATAGTGGATGGGGCGCCCGAGCAGAGTGGTCAGGATGGGAGGAAGCCCGTTCGGTCCCACGCCGGGCACTACTACCTGCCTCCCGATCCGGCTGAGGTCTGCATCTTCCGGGTTTCTGGCCCCAAGTTTCTCAAGCTGCACAAGGGGACATGGCATGCCGGGCCGCTCTTCAAGGCGGATGCCGTGGATTTCTATAACCTGGAGCTGAGTGACACCAAC